The Cetobacterium somerae sequence CATAACTCTATTGTCAGAGTTTAAATATGGCTCACACTCAGCTCCGTTTAGTAATAATACCTCTATTTTTACATCTGCTGGTGGATTTAATTTTACGTGTGTTGGGAAAGCTGCTCCTCCAAGACCTACAATTCCTTTAGATCTTATTGCTTTTAACAACTCTTCTTTTGTCGAATTTTTCCACTCAGGTAGTTTCTCAAGAGTTGTCCACTCTTCTTGCTCATCATTTTCAATTACAATTGTTTGTACATTCCCCATTAATGGAAATGGTAAATTTTCAATTTTTTTTACCGTACCACTTACTGATGCATGTACAGGAACTGATAAAAAAGCTTCTGAGTCAGCTATTATTTGCCCCTTTAAAACTCTTTCTCCAATCTCTACGCAAGGCGTTAAAGGAACCCCTATGTGCTGAAGAAGTGGGATGAAAACCATTTTTGGTGCTGCTAAAATCTCTACAGCTTGATTTTCTGTTTGGATCTTATTTTCAGGTGGATGTACTCCCCCTTTGAATCCGAAGAATTTCATAAAAATATTCCCTCCTTTGTAGTTAACAAACTATATTCCATTGTTAGAATAACATATTTATTTATATTTAACAACTTTTTTGAGCTATTTTTTTGCTTTTTTGTGTTACTTTTTGTTATATTTCTGCATAATTTTATCTATTTGAGTGTTTTTTAATACATCATCTAATAAAGAAATCACACTTGAAAACATAGGATTTATAACCTCTGACTCCTCTTTTGTAAACCTACCTAAAACAAAATTAATATTTTCATCTTTATTTTTTGCTTTTCCTATTCCACATTTTACTCTCATAAAATCCTGACCTAAATGTGATATTATAGATTTTATTCCATTGTGGCCACCAGCGCTTCCATTCATTTTTACTCTTAATTTTCCTAAAGGTAGATCCATATCATCATAAACAACAATTAAATCTTCCATTGGATCTATTTTATAAAATTTAACAACCTGAACTATTGAATTACCACTTAAATTCATATATGTTTGAGGTTTTAATAAAATTACTTTTTCTCCATTTACTGTTTTTTCTGTTAATAATCCTTGAAATTTTTCTTTAAATGGATTGAATCCATTTTTTTCTGCAAACTCATCAATTATATCAAATCCAACATTATGTCTTGTTCTTTCATACTCTTTTCCAGGATTTCCTAATCCAACTATTAACTTCATCTTTCCTCCTAAATTATAACTATAAAGAAAGAGAGAATCTAAGATTCTCTCTTTCAAAAGGTTTTATTAGCAATTCCCATCAAATTGGTATTTTGCAAGTCCTCCTAGAGAAGTTTCTTTGTACTCCTCTTTTAAGTCTCTTCCTGTTTCTCCCATAGTTTTTACAACTTGGTCAAAAGAAATGCTATGCTTTCCATCTGTATATAAAGCATACTGCGCCGCGTCTAAAGCTCTTACCGCTGCTGCTGCGTTTCTCTCTATACAAGGTATTTGAACATATCCTCCAACTGGGTCACAAGTTAATCCTAAGTGGTGCTCTAATGCCATTTCTGCTGCATATTCGATTTGCTCTAATGATCCACCTAATATGAAACATGCCATTGCTGCTGCCATTGCACAAGCTGATCCAACTTCTGCTTGACATCCACCCTCTGCTCCTGATATTGTAGCATTTTCTTTTATAATGTTACCGATTAGTCCTGCTATAGCAAGACCTTTTAATACTTCTTCATTTGTTAAGTTATACTCCTCTTTTAAGGCGTACA is a genomic window containing:
- the pth gene encoding aminoacyl-tRNA hydrolase; the protein is MKLIVGLGNPGKEYERTRHNVGFDIIDEFAEKNGFNPFKEKFQGLLTEKTVNGEKVILLKPQTYMNLSGNSIVQVVKFYKIDPMEDLIVVYDDMDLPLGKLRVKMNGSAGGHNGIKSIISHLGQDFMRVKCGIGKAKNKDENINFVLGRFTKEESEVINPMFSSVISLLDDVLKNTQIDKIMQKYNKK